In Pyrodictium occultum, the genomic window TCAACCCCCACGGCTAACCTGGGCAGCAGGCCGGAGTCCTCGAGGGCGCCTATAAAGGCCATTATCACGGCTACCAAGGGGATGAAGGTGAGCACCAGGCCCAGGCCGTAGCCGGAGGAGAGCAGGCCCTCGCCCAGCATCCGGGCCAGCACCGGGTTGGGTATAGCGCCCTCCACCTGCTCCGCCAGCCAGTCCATAACAACGGCTACCAGGTTCTGCAGGCTATACTCATCAACCAAGTCGGCGGCTCCCGTGTAGCCCAGGTGCCTCAATATATCATCGAGAGGCCACCCGCTCGCCACGGAGAAGGTGGCGAGGAAGATGAGGAAGAGTGTCCCGAGGCTGACCAGGGGGCCCAGCACCGGGTGGAGGAACACCAGGTCGAGCCTCGACAGCCCCAGCGCCGCCTGGCCCTCCTCCCGGGCCCTGGGCCTGTGGGCCACGTACCTCTCGTAGAGCCTGGAGGCGTAGTCATACCTCCTCTTGACAAGCTCTATGGCCAGGTCTATGCCTCTCCCCCGCAGCTCCTCCCGGATCCTCTCAGCCTCCTCGGCCACCCTCCTGGCCCTCTCCGGCCCTAGCAGCTTCTCGAGGTAGCGCGGGACCCAGTCATGCCCCTCCAGGAGCTTCACGGCCAGCCAGCGCGCACGCGCAGGCTCCAGCACCCCTTCATCCGAGCCTGTTATGAGGCCGGCTAGTCTCTCCACGTAGGGCTTCAGGTCCCCGAGCAGCATGTCCAGCAGCGGCCCCTTCCCGCGGCGGACGGGCTTCCGGATAACCACCTCCAGCAGCTTATCGATACCCAAGTCCTTCAGTGCGCTCACCAGTACCACTGGGACTCCGAGCTCCCTCTCCAGGCCCTCCACGTCCACCTCTATGCCGCGCTCGCCCAGCATGTCAGCCTTAGTTATCACAACCACCACGTTGTCGAATGCCTCCAGCAGCTCTAGGGGGAGAGCGAGCCCCCTCTCCAGCGCGGCGCCGTCGGCTAGGGTTATTATCACGTCAGGCCGGTTCTCCAGGAGGAAGTTCCTCGTGACCTCCTCCTCTGCCCCGGTGCCGCTGGTGCTATAGACCCCGGGGAGGTCCACGACGCAGACCACGCGGTCCCCGAGCCTTATGTGGGCTACCTTCATCTCGACGGTGGCCCCCGGCCAGTTGGCCACCAGCTCGCTGGAGCCGGTAAGCCTGTTGAACAGCGTGGTCTTCCCGCTGTTGGGCGCGCCCACGAGGGCTGCTACCACGTCGCAGCCCCGTCTCCCCCCGGCGGCCGGCACTCCAGCCACCACCTCCAGAACCCAGAGGGGGGCGCCACCTCTTTAAGCCCTGTTAAAATGCAAGTGGAATTTGTGTCGGAATGAATGCAGATACGGGTACCGCCAGCCTTGCACCGTGGCCGGCGCGGTACTCGAGCCATCGGGGGGCTGCGCTTGACAGGGCACCCCCGTCCCGGCGGCACCCCTGCTTATCGTCAATGCCTGGGGCTGCTCCAGGTAACCCGGGGGCCCGCGCCCTCGCTGCGGGGGGGGGGACAGCCATAGACCTTGGAACGTGCGCCGAGAGCGGGGGCGAGGCGGTGGCAAGGCCGTGGCCGGGGCCTTGTGGAGTCATCCTCCTACCCCGCGCCTACCCCTAGAGGAGGCCGGCAGGGCTTACAGGGAATGCCCGAGGGCCGCGTTATAGGCCGCGCCGCCCTCCCGGCCCCCGGGGTGGCCCCCCGGGGGCCCGCGCCCTCGCTGCGGGGGGGGGGACAGCCATAGACCTTGGAACGTGCGCCGAGAGCGGGGGCGAGGCGGTGGCAAGGCCGTGGCCGGGGCCTTGTGGAGTCATCCTCCTACCCCGCGCCTACCCCTAGAGGAGGCCGGCAGGGCTTACAGGGAATGCCCGAGGGCCGCGTTATAGGCCGCGCCGCCCTCCCGGCCCCCGGGGTGGCCCGGCTATGGTGGTGGACCTGGGCTTCGAGTTATCCTACCTGCTCAGTGACGCGCTCGGCCGGAGGGTGGAGGTCCAGGGCTACAGCTTCGACCCGGGGAAGGCGCTGCTCTGCATAGACGCGCTCGTGGAGGGCAGGGGCCCGAGGAGGCTATGGTGGTGGACCTGGGCTTCGAGTTATCCTACCTGCTCAGTGACGCGCTCGGCCGGAGGGTGGAGGTCCAGGGCTACAGCTTCGACCCGGGGAAGGCGCTGCTCTGCATAGACGCGCTCGTGGAGGGCAGGGGCCCGAGGAAGGCCTGCATAGAGGTTAAGCCGTGCCGGGGCCTCCGGGAGGAGGCCAGGTGGGCCCGCTGCGTGTCCAAGACACTGGTACACGCGAGCGGGCTCGTGGAGAGGCTGGCCGGGCTCCTGGAGGGCTAGCCTCCGGGCTTCCGGAGCCTCGCTATGAAGTACCCGGTCGCCCGGTGGATGCTCGGGTGCACCCTTATGGCGTGCTCGCCGTAGAAGCCTATGCCCCGGCTGAAGCGCCTGGGCCAGGCCTCCTCGAGGCGGAGGCCCAGCTCCTCCACGGCGTAGCGCATATTCTCCTCGTTCTCGCGGAGCGTCATGGTGCAGGTGGAGTAGACCAGCACCCCGCCGGGCCGGAGGAGCCGCTGGGCGGCGCGGAGGAACCGCCTCTGGTACCGGGCGGCGGCCTCCACGTCGCGCAGCGTCTTCCGGTCCCAGACCTTGGGTATCACGCCGAGGCTGCTGCAGGGAGGGTCGAGGATAACATAGTCCGCCACCCCGGCGCCCAGTATCCTGTCAAGCCTCCTGGAGTCGGCGCGCAGCACCTCCACCCGGTGCCCCAGCCTCCTCACCTCCTCCCTGAGCCTCTCCACCTTGCCCCTGGAGTGGTCGACAGCCACCACCCGCACCCTGCCCCCGGCCAGCTCGTAGACGTGGCCGGTCTTCCCTCCCGGCGCCGCGCACATGTCTACGACCAGGGAGCCGGGCTCCGGGGATACTTGGGTATCACGCCGAGGCTGCTGCAGGGAGGGTCGAGGATAACATAGTCCGCCACCCCGGCGCCCAGTATCCTGTCAAGCCTCCTGGAGTCGGCGCGCAGCACCTCCACCCGGTGCCCCAGCCTCCTCACCTCCTCCCTGAGCCTCTCCACCTTGCCCCTGGAGTGGTCGACAGCCACCACCCGCACCCTGCCCCCGGCCAGCTCGTAGACGTGGCCGGTCTTCCCTCCCGGCGCCGCGCACATGTCTACGACCAGGGAGCCGGGCTCCGGGGATAGGACGTGGGCGGCCATCATGGAGGAGATGCTCTGCTCGTATATCGCGCCGCTCCTCCACCACCGGGTCTCCCTGAGGCTGGGCACCCGGTAGAGGGGCTGGACGTTCTCCACCACCAGGCCCCGCCGCGCCCGGAGAGCGGCCGGAGCCTCCTGGGCCACCACCCCCAGGGCTACGGCGGCGCCGTTCTCCGCTACAACCAGCACCTCCCTGCCCGGCCGGGCGCAGTCCTCGAGCCGGACCACGCCGGGGGCGTACACGTGGGCGCCGAGCATAACGCTCTC contains:
- the feoB gene encoding ferrous iron transport protein B — its product is MPAAGGRRGCDVVAALVGAPNSGKTTLFNRLTGSSELVANWPGATVEMKVAHIRLGDRVVCVVDLPGVYSTSGTGAEEEVTRNFLLENRPDVIITLADGAALERGLALPLELLEAFDNVVVVITKADMLGERGIEVDVEGLERELGVPVVLVSALKDLGIDKLLEVVIRKPVRRGKGPLLDMLLGDLKPYVERLAGLITGSDEGVLEPARARWLAVKLLEGHDWVPRYLEKLLGPERARRVAEEAERIREELRGRGIDLAIELVKRRYDYASRLYERYVAHRPRAREEGQAALGLSRLDLVFLHPVLGPLVSLGTLFLIFLATFSVASGWPLDDILRHLGYTGAADLVDEYSLQNLVAVVMDWLAEQVEGAIPNPVLARMLGEGLLSSGYGLGLVLTFIPLVAVIMAFIGALEDSGLLPRLAVGVDRLFRLFGVSGKAVFPAMLSLGCNVPGVISARIMDSPTERRAVAFALPLVPCSARLTVLLALATVYFHSAVERALAVFTVYLISIILFLVTLKLFTRLKGGKASEIAIELPPTKRPSGRVVWWFTWDKLRHFLVRAGTVIVAVSIVLWLLANYGPQGYLGEAGGAAESYGASIGRAMAPYVQLMLGVDYERAWRIGFGLLGGFIAKEVFLDSLAAVAPVQGQAAGEYATLKAYALQPWQVLALMLATTLYIPCVATLGTIYGETRSWRLTLAALGYDLALATAAAFAVRALATIL
- a CDS encoding methyltransferase domain-containing protein; the protein is MCAAPGGKTGHVYELAGGRVRVVAVDHSRGKVERLREEVRRLGHRVEVLRADSRRLDRILGAGVADYVILDPPCSSLGVIPKVWDRKTLRDVEAAARYQRRFLRAAQRLLRPGGVLVYSTCTMTLRENEENMRYAVEELGLRLEEAWPRRFSRGIGFYGEHAIRVHPSIHRATGYFIARLRKPGG
- a CDS encoding PUA domain-containing protein yields the protein MRHPAPEGEEKGEEEVEARVHRDGGPWEWYDEGLLGELERVYGRHGLPRLLEALAAPPSRYYFRVNTLRADPGELLDEMRKEGYPVHRDELLEEALWIPVEGPARLRDPGCRVVVDKRAAESVMLGAHVYAPGVVRLEDCARPGREVLVVAENGAAVALGVVAQEAPAALRARRGLVVENVQPLYRVPSLRETRWWRSGAIYEQSISSMMAAHVLSPEPGSLVVDMCAAPGGKTGHVYELAGGRVRVVAVDHSRGKVERLREEVRRLGHRVEVLRADSRRLDRILGAGVADYVILDPPCSSLGVIPKYPRSPAPWS